In Streptomyces sp. TLI_146, the genomic stretch GACGTACTACGCGTCGGGGCGCGCGGTGGAGACGGCCGACGTGGTCGTCCCCGCCGACCGGTACCGGATCGCGTACCACCTGCCGGTGAAGTAGGTGGGCTGGGTGAACCGGGCTGCCGTGGCGGTGTCGGCGACGGGCTGACCCGGGGTCAACTCCCTTGTCGGGGGCGCGCTCGAAGGAGTGCGCCCCCCTCGTCATGCCCCCGTGTGGCCGGATCCGTATCTCTTTGTGTAAACGCGGATCCGCTGAGTGAAGGTCAGGCGTAGGCTCGGGCATATGCGGAATGCGGTTTCCTGGGGATCTTCACAGACCTGCACGCCGACAGCGGGAGGGGCGCGATGAACGACGGTGGCGTGGTGCTTTCCTGGCAGGTCATACGTCAGGACGACAACGGCAACCGCTACCGCGTCGGCAGGTACGCCACCCGGGCCGAGGCCCAGAAGATCGTCGACAGCCTCGATGACCTGGGACATCACCGGCTCTACTGGGTCGAGAGGATCGCCCAGCCGGCGCAGTAGCACGGCGCCCGGCGGGTGCGGACGGGGAGGCGGAGCCGCACGGCGGCCCGGCGGACCGGACCCCGCCGGGCGCGCGTTACGCTCCGGCGCATGGACGTTCGTGTGGTGGTCGCCGGAGCCGTGTTCGACAGGGGCAGGCTGCTCGCCGCGCGCCGCAGCGCCCCGCCCGAGCTGGCCGGGCGCTGGGAGCTGCCCGGCGGCAAGGTGGAGCCGGGCGAGCGGCCCGAGGACGCCCTGGTGCGCGAGCTGCGCGAGGAACTGGGCGTGGAGGCCGAGCCGCTGGAGCGGATCCCGGGGGAGTGGCCGCTGAAGCCCGGGCTCGTCCTGCGGGTGTGGACCGCCCGCCTGGTCTCCGGCGAGCCCCGGCCCCTGGAGGACCACGACGCCCTGCGCTGGCTCGCCCCCGACGAGACGGACGAGGTCGACTGGCTGCCGCAGGACCGCCCGGCGGTGAAGGAGGCCGCGCGGATGCTGGGGGCGAGGCAGAGCCGTACGGGGTCCTGACCCGGGATACGCCGTTCGCGTCACCCCTGGCACCGTCAGGGGATAGCTGACCCCAAATATCGGGTATGTGGCTATTAATCCTTCTAAACCCCCCGAAGAGTCGGATGCGGGTGAGCGGCGTGATCGACACCTCCGGCGGCTGCGCCGAGTGGACTTTCCCGGCGGAGGCCAACGCGGTGCGCACCGCGCGCCACGCCGTCCGGGACACGTTGCGCAGCTGGGCGCTGGACCCTGCCGTCAGCGATGTGGCGGTGCTGCTGGTCAGTGAGCTCGTGACCAATTCCCTGCGGTACGCCTCGGGCCCCATCGGGGTCCGGATGGCCCGCCTCGACCCCGGCGCCCTGCTGGTGGAGGTCTCCGACCCGCTGCCCGAGGAGCCGGTCGAGCGGAGCGCCGGACCGGACGACGAAGGGGGCCGGGGTCTTCAGTTGGTGGCTTGTTCTGCACGGCGCTGGGGGACCCGACGCGGCAGGACGGGCAAGACCGTGTGGTTCGAGCTGGCCCTGCCGGGTTAGAAGGAGGGAGGGACGAACGATCACGACCCGTTCGGACGGCCAGGCCGGGAGACGGCCGGAAAAGAACGAGACCGGGATGTGATCGTGAACGCCGTGTCGGCGGGGGCCGTAGTACTGAATACTGCGGTCAAGGCCGGTCCGGTGCGGTGAGCTGGAGGGGACGGTCGCGTGAGCGAGATACCTGAGACGGCGGGCGGCGTCGTGTGGCAGAGCAGCCCGCCTGGCTCGATCTATGACTACATCAGGGTCGCCTCGTTCTCGATCGGGCCCGACGGGCTGATCGAGCAGTGGAGCCTGCGGGCCGAGGAGCAGTTCGGGCTGTCCGCCCGCGAGGTCGTGGGAATCGACCCGGTCGACGCCTTCATGCCCCCTGAACTGCGCTCCCAAGGTCACCGCCGGGTCGCCGAGATCCTGGACGGGCGTGAGTGGACCGGTCTGGTCCCGTTCCGCACGCCGGAGCGGGAGGGGCGGCACGGGCTCGCCGAGCTCTATGTGATGCCGAGTGAGACGGCGGCCGGGGAACGCGGCGCGCTCTGTATCGTCGTGGACGTCCGGGCGCTGCGCGGCATAGAGACCGACCTCGCCGCCTCGCAGGCCATTTTCGGTCAATCTCCCTTCGGCTTCCTACTGTTCGGCACGGACCTCACCGTCCTGCGCGCCAACCGGCGGTTCGCCACCGTCTTCGGCGGCGAGCCCGACGAGCACCGCGGCCGCACCGTCCACGACTATCTGAGCCGCGCCGAGGCCGACCGGATGGGCGCCGCCCTGCGCCGCGTCCTCGAAACCGGCGAGGCCGTCACCGACCTCCAGCTCGTCGGCACCGCACCCGGCGACCCGGCCCGCCGCCACTGGTCGATCAACCTCTACCGGGTGCACAGCGGGACCGGCCGGCCCATCGGCGTCGCCAGCCTCGGCATCGATGTGACCCGCCGTCACAATGCCGCCCGCGAGGCCGCCGACGCCCGCCGCAACCTCGCCCTGCTCAACGAGGCGGGCAACCGCATAGGCAACTCCCTCGACCTGGAGACCACCGCCCGCGAACTCCTCGACGTCGCCGTCCCCGGCTTCTGCGACCTGGCCTCCGTCGACCTCTACCAGGCACTGCTCGCCGGGGACGAGGCCATCCAGAGCCGCGCCGACGGCAGCGCCGAGCTGCGCCGGGTCGCCTTCGCCAGCGCCGTCTCGGACGCGCCGCCCACCCTCACCGGCACCGCCCCGACCGCATCCGTCTCCGTGGGGGACGTCCATCGCTACCCCTTCCACTCGCCCTGCGCCGATGCCCTGCGCACCGGCCGTCCACGTGCCGTACCGGGCGACGAGGGCAGCCTGGTGCACACCACGCTCGCCGTCCCGATGGTCGCCCACGACACCGTCGTCGGCCTCGTCCAGTTCTCCCGAGCCAAGGGCAGCGAGCCCTTCGGTGAACGCGACCGCGCCCTCGCCACCGAACTCGCCTCCCGCGCCGCCGTCTGCATCGACAACGCCCGCCTCTACCGGAGGGAGCACGAGCGCGCGCTGATACTGCAGCGCTCCCTGCTCCCGCCCGGCGACCCCGAGGCCGCCGGGCTGGACATCGCCTGCCGCTATCTGCCCGGCAACGCCGCCACCGAGGTCGGCGGCGACTGGTTCGACGTCATCGAACTCCCCGGCCACCGCACCGCCCTGGTCGTCGGCGACGTGATGGGCCGCGGTCTGCGGGCCGCCGTCGCCATGGGCGAACTGCGCACCGCCGTACGGACCCTGGCCATGCTCGACCTGGAGCCCGCCGAGGTGCTCTCGCACCTGGACGAGATCGCCCGGGGCCTGGGCGACCCCGGCGGCCCCGAGCGCGAGGCGGGCGGCAACCGGCGCGGCCGCCCCGGCTCCCGCACCGCCCACAAGTCCCGCGAGGCCGACCTCTCCGAGGTGTACCTCGCGACCTGTGTGTACGCGGTGTACGACCCGGTGACGCGGCGCTGCTCCATAGCCAACGCGGGCCATCTGCCCCCGGTCCTGGTCGAGCCCGGCGAGCCCCCGCTGTTCCTGGACATGCCGCCCGGGCTGCCGCTCGGCGTGGGCGGGGAGCCGTTCGAGGAGATCGAGGTCGACCTCCCCGAGGGCGCCCTGCTCGCGCTCTACACCGACGGTCTGGTGGAGTCCCGCGACCACCCTCTGGAGGAGGGCCTGCGGGCCTTCCGCAAGGCCATCAGCGACCCGGTCCCGGGCCTGGAGGACGTCTGCGACCAGGTCCTCAACACCCTGGACACCCGCCACGGCGAGGACGACATCGCCCTGCTCATGGCCCGCATCCAGGGCCTGCCCACGGACGCCGTCGGCGACTGGCGGCTGCCGCGCTCACCGCGCTCGGTCGGCCGCGCCCGCGAGCTCGCCCGCACCCAGCTGCTCGCCTGGGACCTGGACGACCTCGTGGACACCACCGAACTGCTGGTGAGCGAACTCGTCACCAACGCCCTGCGGTACGGCGAGGGCGAGGTACGGCTGCGGCTGCTGCGGGACCGTACGCTCGTCTGCGAGGTGTGGGACGCGGGTCTGGTCCAGCCGAGACGCCGGCGGGCCCGGGACACGGACGAGGGCGGCCGGGGACTCCAGCTCGTCGGCCTGCTGAGCGCGGGGTGGGGCTCGCGCCGCACCCCGCGCGGCAAGACGGTCTGGTTCGAACTCGCCCTTCCGGACGGGGAGTCCGCCCCCGTGGCCGAGCTGACGGAGGAGCAGCTGCTCAGCATGTTCTGACCCGGGGGCGCGTACCGGTGGCGTACCCGTGGTGTGGTGTCGACGTGCCCCTGCGTCGTCTACGTCGTCGCCTTCAGTGCCGCCAGCCGCGCCTCCACCTCCGCCGTGTCGCCCGGGGCGTCCAGGTGCTCGAACTGGGCGTCCAGGGACGAGGCGGCGAGCTCCTGACCGCCCCGCGCCCGCGCCTCCTCGCGCCGCAGCTTGTCCTCGAAGCGGGGTATCTCACCGGCCGGGTCGAGCAGATCCACACTCTTCAGTCCGTCCGGCAATCGGCTCCCCGCCGAGTCGGCCCGGGACGCCAACTCGCCCTGCTCCGCCCTCAGCACGTCCAGCTGGGACTTCATCCGGGCCAGGCCGGACTTGAGCTTCTCCACCACCTCCACCTGCGCGGCGATCACCGGCTCCGCCGCCCGCGCCTCGCTCTCCGACTGCACCTGTCTGCCCAGCGCCACCTTGGCCAGGCGGTCGAACCGGTCGGCCTCGTCCGCGAAGCCGCCCGCGCGCAGCCCGTCGGCCTTCCTGCTGGCCGCGACCGCCTGGTCGCCCCACGCCTTGGCGGCGGCCAGGTCCTCCACCCGGTCCAGCTCCATCAGCCGTACGTCGCCGACGGCCGAGGCGGCGGCCTGCTCCGCCTCCGCGATATTGCCCGTGTACTCCCGTATCAGCTCGTCCAGCATCTTCTGCGGGTCCTCGGCCTGGTCGAGGAGCGCGTTCACGTTGGCCTTCGCCAGCCGGCCGACCCGGCCCAGTACCGACTGCCTGTCGTTCATGGCTCTTCTCCTTGCGCCGGAAGGTCCCCTGGTCCCGAAAGCTCTCCTCGCCCCGGAAGGTCTTCTGCTCCTGATACACCGCCCGGCCCGTTCGGGTTCCCGATCGCGCCGGAGGTCTGTGGATCGTGGTCGTAGGCGTGTACGTCCGCGTCCGCGAGTGCGAGCGCCTGCCGCGCCAGGGTGTCGGCCCGGCGCACCTCGACGAGGGCGCCCGGCGCGTCCGGTCCGGCCGTCTCCTCGGACTGGGCGAGGTGGCGGCGGGCCTCCGCGAGCCGGGTGCGGGCCGGGCTGCCGACGGCGTCCCGGTGTTCGGTGATGCGGTCGTCCGCCGCCGCGATCGTTGCGCGGGTCGTGAGGGTGGTCCGCTCCAGGAGCGTGCGGGTGCGCTGCGCGCTGTTCTTGTGCTCCTGTGCGCCCATGTCGGCCAGGGCCTCGTCCAGCGACGCCTCCGCCTCGCCGAGTCGGCGCAGCGCGTCGAGCGGGTCGTACGGGCCGGCCGCCCGTGCCCGGCCCACGCCGAGGAGCGCCGTCTCGGCCGCGGCCACCCGGCTGCGCAGGTCGACGGGGTCGGGGGCAGGGGAATCCGCAGTCCGGCGGGAACGGGGTGCCGCCGCGCCCACCCGTGCCGCCCCAGCGGCACGATTGCCCGCATCGGTGGCGGAAGCGACAGCCTCCGGCAACAGCTTCTCCGCCTCCGCGAGTTCCCGGCCCCGCCGGTCGATCGCGTCCACCAGCGCGGCCGCGTGGGCGACGGCGCCCTCGGCGGCGCGCACCTGCGCCGCGGCCTCGCCCCGGTCGTCCCCGTCGAGGGCCTGGCGGGCCGCGTTGAGGGCGGCCGTGGCGGCGATCAGGCGTTCCTTGGCCTCCTCGACATGGTCCGCGACGGGTGCGGTCGCGGACTCCGCGTACCGCTGGCGCAGCGCGGTCAGCGTCGAGTCCGCCGCGGCCGTACGCCCGGCGAGCGTGCGGAAGGCCGTCTCGACCGTCTCCAGCGCCTTCGGGGTGTCGCGTTCCAGCCCCCGCAGCGCGTCGAAGGCCTCCGACTCGGCGTCCAGCCGACGGCCGGCCGCCGCGCACCGCGAGACGATCTCCTCCAGCATCCGCCGCCGGGCCGCCGCGCCCTCCTCCGGCAGCTCCGGCTCGTCCGGCGGGGCCGGGCCCTGAGGCAGGGCGAGCCCCTCCGGCGGCGGGTCGTCGTCGAGCTGCTGGCGCAGCCGGAAGGCGGTGGCCAGTTCGGACCTGGCGTAGGTGACGGCCTTCGCGAACGGCCGGGCCGCCTCATTTCCGAACTGGGCGACGGCGAAACCCAGTTCCTCGTCACTCGTTCGAATGGCTTCATCGGTGGCGACCAGGGTCCGGTCCGCCTCCGCCGCCAGGGCCGCGAGGCCGTCCGGCGCGATGTCCTGGGGTGAGCCCGTATCCCGTCCCCCGCCCTGCGCCCCCGCGCCCTGGGCGCTCGCGGGGGTGGTCCGGGTGGTGGCCCGCCGCTTCCTGCGCGCGTACGCGTACCCGGCCAGCACACCCGCGACGGCCAGGATGCCGACCGGCAGGACGTAGTCGCTCGCCGAGGCCGGCCCGTCGTGCCGGGCGGGCTCGGCCAGGGCGGCGTCCAGGCCCTCGGCCGCGCCGACCGTGGCCCCCGCCCAGTCGCCGCGCCGCAGGGCGGGCTCGACCGACTCTCGGGCCACCTGGCCGAGCGTCTGGTCGCTGAGCCGGAAGGCCTGGTCGACCGAGTACGCGTACTGCCGCGACCCGGTGGCGACGGCCAGCAGGACGTCGTCCCGGCCCAGCCCGTTCAGCTGCGCGGTGGTGTCGGCCCAGTCCTGGGCGGTACGGCCGGAGAAGTCGTCCACGTACACCGCGAAGAGCTGGACCAGGCGGTCCTCGTGGAGGCGGTCGAGCGCGGCGGCCACCTCCGGCGCGCGGGCGCCCAGCGCGTGCGCGCGGTCGGTGATCAGCCCGCTCCCGGCGAGGTTCACCGGGTCCTCGGCGTGCGCGGGTCCCGCGCCGGGCAGTGCCGCCCAGCACATGGCCAGCAGCACGGCCGCCAGGGCCCGGACGGCCCGGACGGCGATGCGGGGCCCGGTGCGACTGACACGCGGCGTCACATTTGTGAGCGTATGGCGGTATCTGCCGCTCCGCGACCGGGCGGGAGCCGCCGGACCGGGGAATCCGCGCCCCGCTCGTTAGGCAGCAGGCCACCGGGAGGTCATACTTCCACGGCACACTGACAGTCAGGGGTACTCGTGCGGACAGCAATATCGGCCGGAGTGGACGGCCTGCGCCGGTGGTTCAGGCGCCCGGCGCGGACGTGGGTGCGGCGTGCCGCGCTGGCGGCCGTGCTCCTGGTGATGGCGCCCATGGTGGTCGGCGCGGTGGCGCTGCGCAGCAGCTACGCGGGCGACCCGGGCGACGGCACCAGAACGCGCGGCCGGGACGCCATCTGGCTCGGCCACGCCTGGGTCGACGGCCGCAAGAGCGACCGCGACCTGGACACCTTCGCCGCGCGCGTACGGGAGACGGGGATACACGACCTGTACGTCCACGCCGGACCCCTGGAGCACGACGGGACGCTGCCCGCGGCCCGCTACCCCAAGGCGCGCTGGCTGGTCGACGGCGTGCACCGCAGGCTGCCCGGCGTGCGCGTGCAGGCCTGGCTCGGCGACAAGCTCGCCACCGAGGGCCCCAGGGGGCTGCGGCTGGAGCGCCCGGCCACCCGTACCGCGATGGTGGACTCGTCCCGCCAGGTGCTGGCGTCCGGCGGGTTCGACGGCGTCCACTTCGACCTGGAGCCGATGCCCTCGGGCAACCGCCACTTCCTCGAACTGCTCGACGCGGTGCGGCCGATGACGCGAGCGCACAACGCGACGCTGTCGGTCGCCGCGCACCAGATCGACCCGGTGCCCAAGCTGCACGCCGCCGCGCGCAAGATCGCCGGGCACCCGAAGTGGTGGTCGCAGGCGTACTTCGGGCAGGTGGCCCAGCGCGTCGACCAGATCGCCGTGATGTCGTACGACACCTCGATGCCGCTGGAGAGCCTGTACGGCGGCTATGTCGCCCAGCAGGCCTCGCTGGCGCTCGAAGTGACGCCCAGGGACACCGATCTGCTGATGGGGCTGCCGTTCTTCCAGACGGAGACCATGGGCCACCACGCCTCGGCCGAGACGGTCAAGGCGGCGGTGCGCGGTGTGCGGCTCGGCCTGGGCCGCACCGACCGCCACCGCCAGCACTTCGGCGTGGCGCTCTATGTGGACTTCACCGCGCGCGACCGTGACTGGGCCGCGTACGACAAGGACTGGAACTGAGGCACGGCGGTACGGCGGCGGGGCCCGGCATCCACTGATGCCGGGCCCCGCCGCCGTAGCGCACCCACTCCCGCGGCCCTAACCGCCGGACCGGCGGCCGATCTTGTTGCCGAGCCAGACCAGCGGGTCGTACTTGCGGTCCACCGCCCGCTCCTTGAGCGGGATCAGCGCGTTGTCGGTGATCTTGATGTGTTCGGGGCAGACCTCCGTGCAGCACTTGGTGATGTTGCAGTAGCCCAGGCCGTGCTCGTCCTGGGCGGTGGCCTTGCGGTCCAGGCCCGTCTCGCCGGCCGCGTCCAGCGGGTGCATGTCCAGCTCCGCGATCCGCATCAGGAAGCGCGGGCCCGCGAAGGCGGCCTTGTTCTCCTCGTGGTCGCGCACCACATGGCAGGTGTCCTGGCACAGGAAGCACTCGATGCACTTGCGGAACTCCTGCGAGCGCTCCACGTCGACCTGCTGCATCCGGTACTCGCCCGCGGCGACCCCCTTCGGGGGAACGAAGGCGGGAACTTCCCGCGCCTTCCGGTAGTTGAAGGTGACGTCGGTCACCAGGTCGCGGACGACCGGGAACGCCCGCAGCGGAGTGACCGTGATCGTCTCCTCCGGCGAGAAGACCGACATCCGGGTCATGCACAGGAGCCGGGGCCGCCCGTTGATCTCCGCCGAGCACGAACCGCACTTGCCCGCCTTGCAGTTCCAGCGCACGGCCAGGTCCGGGACCTGGGTGGCCTGGAGCCGGTGGATGATGTCGAGGACCACCTCGCCCTCGTTCACCTCGACCTTGAAGTCCTCCAGGGCGCCGCCGCCGGTGTCGCCCCGCCAGACCCGGAAGCTCGCGTCATACGTGGTCACTCGTAGAGCTCCTCTTCGGCGAGGTACTTGACCAGCTCCTCCTTCTCGAAGAGGGCGAGCAGGTCGGCACGGATGGGTTCGGTCTCTTCGCGTACGAGCCGGATCTGGCCCCGCACCGGGTCGGTGGCCGCGAGGCCCTCGGTGGGGTCGGCCAGTCGGCACAGCAGGTTCGCCCGTCGCCAGCTCCGGTCCATCGCGGGCCAGTCCTCGCGGGTGTGGCCGCCCCGGCTCTCGGTGCGCTCCAGGGCCGCGCGCGCCACGCACTCGCTGACCAGGAGCATGTTCCGCAGGTCGAGGGCGAGGTGCCAGCCGGGGTTGAACTGGCGGTGCCCCTCCACCCCGGCGCGCCGGGCCCGTACGCGCAGCTCGCCCAGCTTCTCCAGGGCCTGCCGCATCTCCGCGTCCCGGCGGATGATGCCGACCAGGTCGTTCATGGCCTGCTGGAGCTCCTGGTGGAGGGTGTACGGGTTCTCCGGCGCCGCGCCCTCCTGGGGCTCGGCGCTGAACGGCCGCAGCGCCTCGGCCGCCGCCAGGTCCACCTGGGCCTCGTCGACCGCCGGGCGGGCACCGGCCAGGGCCGAGGCGTACTCGGCGGCGTGCAGTCCCGCGCGGCGGCCGAAGACCAGCAGGTCGGAGAGGGAGTTGCCGCCGAGGCGGTTGGAGCCGTGCATCCCGCCGGCCACCTCGCCCGCGGCGAACAGGCCGGGCACCCCGCGCGCGGCCGCGGTGTCCGACTCCACGGCGATGCCGCCCATCACGTAGTGGCAGGTCGGGCCGACCTCCATCGGCTCGGCCGTGATGTCGACGTCGGCCAGCTCCTTGAACTGGTGGTGCATGGACGGCAGCCGGCGCCGGATCACCTCGGCGGGCATCCGGGTGGAGACGTCCAGGAAGACGCCGCCGTGCGGGGAGCCGCGGCCCGCCTTCACCTCGGAGTTGATGGCGCGGGCGACCTCGTCGCGGGGGAGCAGCTCGGGCGGGCGGCGGTTGTGGTCCGGGTCCTCGTACCAGCGGTCGCCCTCCTCCTCGGACTCCGCGTACTTCTCCTTGAAGACGTCCGGCACGTAGTCGAACATGAAGCGCTTGCCCTCGGAGTTGCGCAGCACACCGCCGTCGCCGCGCACCGACTCGGTGACCAGGATGCCCTTGACCGAGGGCGGCCAGACCATGCCCGTCGGGTGGAACTGCACGAACTCCATGTTCAGCAGCGGGGCTCCGGCGAGCAGCGCGAGGGCGTGGCCGTCGCCGGTGTACTCCCACGAGTTCGACGTCACCTTGAAGGACTTGCCGATGCCGCCGGTCGCCAGGACCACGGCCGGGGCCTCCAGGACGAAGAACCGGCCCGACTCGCGCTCGTAGCAGAAGGCGCCCGACACCCGGTCGCCTTCCTTGAGGCTGTGTTCTTTCAAGATCCGGGTGACCGTGCACTCCTGGAAGACCTTCAGCCGGGCCTCGTAGTCGCCGAACTCGCGCATGTCGTCCTGCTGGAGCGAGACGATCTTCTGCTGGAGGGTGCGGATGAGCTCAAGGCCGGTGCGGTCGCCCACGTGGGCCAGGCGCGGGTACTCGTGGCCGCCGAAGTTGCGCTGGGAGATCCGGCCGTCCGCCGTACGGTCGAAGAGGGCGCCCCAGGTCTCCAGCTCCCACACCCGGTCGGGCGCCTCGCGCGCGTGGAGCTCGGCCATCCGCCACTGGTTGAGGAACTTGCCGCCGCGCATGGTGTCGCGGAAGTGGACCTGCCAGTTGTCGCCGGAGTTGACGTTGCCCATGGAGGCGGCGATGCCGCCCTCGGCCATCACCGTGTGCGCCTTGCCGAAGAGGGACTTGCAGATCACCGCGGTACGGGCGCCCTGCTCGCGGGCCTCGATGGCGGCCCGCAGGCCCGCACCGCCCGCGCCCACCACGACCACGTCCCACTGCTGTCGTTCCGCTTGCGTCATCAGAAGAACCTCGGATCGTCGAACGCCCCGGTGGCGAGGAAGTACACGTACAGGTCGGCCAGCGAGACACTGATCAACGAGGCCCAGGCGAGCAGCATGTGATGCTGGTTCAGCTTTCCGGCCCAGCCCCACAGCCGGTAGCGCACCGGATGCTTGGAGAAGTGCCGCAGCTTGCCGCCGACGATGTGCCGGCAGGAGTGGCAGGAGAGGGTGTACGCCCAGATCAGCACGATGTTGACGGTGAAGATCAGGGTGCCGAGCCCCATGTGGCCCCACCGGTAGTGCTCGTCGCGATAGGCGAGCACCGCGTCGTACGTGAGGAACGCGGCGACCGGCAGCGCGAAGTAGAACGTGTACCGGTGGATGTTCTGGATGATCAGCGGGAAGCGGGTCTCGCCCGAGTACTTCTTGTGCGGCTCGGCCACCGCGCAGGCGGGCGGCGAGGCCCAGAAGCCCCGGTAGTAGGCCTTGCGGTAGTAGTAGCAGGTGCCCCGGAAGGCGAGCGGGAAGATCAGGATCAGCAGGGCGGGGGACAGGCCCCACCAGCTGCCGATGAGGTCGGCGTTCGGGCCGCCGCGCATCGGGACGCAGTTGTCGGCGACGCACGGCGAGTAGAACGGCGAGACGTACGGAGCGGCGTAGTAGTCGTCGTTCACGAAGGCCCGCCAGGTCGAGTAGACGACGAAGGCGAGCAGTCCGGCGGCGGTCACGGCGGGCGCCAGCCACCAGCGGTCGGTGCGCAGATGGCGGGGCGCGATGGCGGCGCGCGAGGCGTCGTGAACGCCGGTGAGCGGTTGGGGTTCGGTGCCTGTGGCCAACAGTGGCTCCAGTCGCGTGAGTCAGGGGGCGCGCCGGTCGCGGGCGCCCAGACCTTCGTCGTCCGAGTCCGTCCACAGCGAGGCGTCGTACGGCGTGTCCGGGATGGTGACCAGGTCGGGGCGGGCCTCGGCGGCGTGCGGAGCGGTCGCGCGCAGCAGCGCGACGCTCTCGCGCAGATGGTCGGTGTCGGTCCGTACCCGCCGGATGTCCAGGCCGCCGTCGCCGACCTGTTTCTCCAGCCGCCCCACCGACCTCACCAGGTCGTCGAGACAGCGCTGAACCGACGTCAACTCGTCGTGCAGGGACATGACGTGCCCTACCTTCCGCAGTGGCGGGCGGTGACCGGTCGTGCCGGAGGGCGACCTCCGGATCCCCCCGAAAGGTCATGCGCCTGAGAGTGTCGCGCGTCACTTCCGCGATTGTGAAGGTGTGTGCACCGGGTTCCGGGGGCGCGCACCACCCCGTACGCGCCGTCATTGCGCCGCACGGGTGGGATCCGGCCGCCGCCGCGCCGTGTCGCCGTACGGGCGGGGGCGCCGTCCTCTTCAGTGAGTGGGCAATACGTGTGATCATCGCGAAATGCCACCAAGCAAACAAAACTGACGAAGAGGTACAAAACATGCCCCACGTCGGCGTTCAGCGCGGGAGGGCATCCCGGGCGATCCGCACCGTCGCCGCGATCCGCACCGTCGCGTCGCTCCGGTCCGTCGCGCTCCTCACCTCCGGTGTGCTGGCGCTCCCCGCACTGACCGGCTGCTCCTCGGGCGACGACGCCGCCGGCGCGGTCGCGGCCCCCCAGGACATCGGCGCGGCGGCCCGGCCCCAGGTCGCCGACGGGGGCACCCTGCGCTGGGCCGTCGACGCGCTGCCCCAGACCCTCAACGTCTTCCAGGCCGACGCCGACGCCGCCACCGCGCGGATCACCGGCGCGGTGCTGCCGTCCCTCTTCACCCTGGACGAGCGCGGCCGCCCGGAGCGCAATCCGGACTATCTGGAGAGCGCGGAGATCGTGCAGCGCGAACCCAAGCAGGTCGTGCTCTACAAGCTCAACCAGAAGGCGGTGTGGAGCGACGGCCGGGAGATCGGCGCCCCCGACTTCCTCGCGCAGTGGCGCGCGCTCAGCGGCCGCGACACGGCGTACTGGACCGCGCGCAACGCCGGGTACGAGCGCATCGAGAA encodes the following:
- a CDS encoding (deoxy)nucleoside triphosphate pyrophosphohydrolase, with product MDVRVVVAGAVFDRGRLLAARRSAPPELAGRWELPGGKVEPGERPEDALVRELREELGVEAEPLERIPGEWPLKPGLVLRVWTARLVSGEPRPLEDHDALRWLAPDETDEVDWLPQDRPAVKEAARMLGARQSRTGS
- a CDS encoding ATP-binding protein, whose protein sequence is MRVSGVIDTSGGCAEWTFPAEANAVRTARHAVRDTLRSWALDPAVSDVAVLLVSELVTNSLRYASGPIGVRMARLDPGALLVEVSDPLPEEPVERSAGPDDEGGRGLQLVACSARRWGTRRGRTGKTVWFELALPG
- a CDS encoding PspA/IM30 family protein, translated to MNDRQSVLGRVGRLAKANVNALLDQAEDPQKMLDELIREYTGNIAEAEQAAASAVGDVRLMELDRVEDLAAAKAWGDQAVAASRKADGLRAGGFADEADRFDRLAKVALGRQVQSESEARAAEPVIAAQVEVVEKLKSGLARMKSQLDVLRAEQGELASRADSAGSRLPDGLKSVDLLDPAGEIPRFEDKLRREEARARGGQELAASSLDAQFEHLDAPGDTAEVEARLAALKATT
- a CDS encoding SpoIIE family protein phosphatase, which produces MSEIPETAGGVVWQSSPPGSIYDYIRVASFSIGPDGLIEQWSLRAEEQFGLSAREVVGIDPVDAFMPPELRSQGHRRVAEILDGREWTGLVPFRTPEREGRHGLAELYVMPSETAAGERGALCIVVDVRALRGIETDLAASQAIFGQSPFGFLLFGTDLTVLRANRRFATVFGGEPDEHRGRTVHDYLSRAEADRMGAALRRVLETGEAVTDLQLVGTAPGDPARRHWSINLYRVHSGTGRPIGVASLGIDVTRRHNAAREAADARRNLALLNEAGNRIGNSLDLETTARELLDVAVPGFCDLASVDLYQALLAGDEAIQSRADGSAELRRVAFASAVSDAPPTLTGTAPTASVSVGDVHRYPFHSPCADALRTGRPRAVPGDEGSLVHTTLAVPMVAHDTVVGLVQFSRAKGSEPFGERDRALATELASRAAVCIDNARLYRREHERALILQRSLLPPGDPEAAGLDIACRYLPGNAATEVGGDWFDVIELPGHRTALVVGDVMGRGLRAAVAMGELRTAVRTLAMLDLEPAEVLSHLDEIARGLGDPGGPEREAGGNRRGRPGSRTAHKSREADLSEVYLATCVYAVYDPVTRRCSIANAGHLPPVLVEPGEPPLFLDMPPGLPLGVGGEPFEEIEVDLPEGALLALYTDGLVESRDHPLEEGLRAFRKAISDPVPGLEDVCDQVLNTLDTRHGEDDIALLMARIQGLPTDAVGDWRLPRSPRSVGRARELARTQLLAWDLDDLVDTTELLVSELVTNALRYGEGEVRLRLLRDRTLVCEVWDAGLVQPRRRRARDTDEGGRGLQLVGLLSAGWGSRRTPRGKTVWFELALPDGESAPVAELTEEQLLSMF
- a CDS encoding TPM domain-containing protein, which codes for MTPRVSRTGPRIAVRAVRALAAVLLAMCWAALPGAGPAHAEDPVNLAGSGLITDRAHALGARAPEVAAALDRLHEDRLVQLFAVYVDDFSGRTAQDWADTTAQLNGLGRDDVLLAVATGSRQYAYSVDQAFRLSDQTLGQVARESVEPALRRGDWAGATVGAAEGLDAALAEPARHDGPASASDYVLPVGILAVAGVLAGYAYARRKRRATTRTTPASAQGAGAQGGGRDTGSPQDIAPDGLAALAAEADRTLVATDEAIRTSDEELGFAVAQFGNEAARPFAKAVTYARSELATAFRLRQQLDDDPPPEGLALPQGPAPPDEPELPEEGAAARRRMLEEIVSRCAAAGRRLDAESEAFDALRGLERDTPKALETVETAFRTLAGRTAAADSTLTALRQRYAESATAPVADHVEEAKERLIAATAALNAARQALDGDDRGEAAAQVRAAEGAVAHAAALVDAIDRRGRELAEAEKLLPEAVASATDAGNRAAGAARVGAAAPRSRRTADSPAPDPVDLRSRVAAAETALLGVGRARAAGPYDPLDALRRLGEAEASLDEALADMGAQEHKNSAQRTRTLLERTTLTTRATIAAADDRITEHRDAVGSPARTRLAEARRHLAQSEETAGPDAPGALVEVRRADTLARQALALADADVHAYDHDPQTSGAIGNPNGPGGVSGAEDLPGRGELSGPGDLPAQGEEP
- a CDS encoding glycosyl hydrolase family 18 protein, with product MAPMVVGAVALRSSYAGDPGDGTRTRGRDAIWLGHAWVDGRKSDRDLDTFAARVRETGIHDLYVHAGPLEHDGTLPAARYPKARWLVDGVHRRLPGVRVQAWLGDKLATEGPRGLRLERPATRTAMVDSSRQVLASGGFDGVHFDLEPMPSGNRHFLELLDAVRPMTRAHNATLSVAAHQIDPVPKLHAAARKIAGHPKWWSQAYFGQVAQRVDQIAVMSYDTSMPLESLYGGYVAQQASLALEVTPRDTDLLMGLPFFQTETMGHHASAETVKAAVRGVRLGLGRTDRHRQHFGVALYVDFTARDRDWAAYDKDWN
- a CDS encoding SPOR domain-containing protein translates to MNDGGVVLSWQVIRQDDNGNRYRVGRYATRAEAQKIVDSLDDLGHHRLYWVERIAQPAQ